One Trichormus variabilis 0441 genomic window, CTTTGATGGGTACACTGTCTCTACCACAACAACAACTCCTGCAATTAAAGCTGGCGAGACATAGTGATCAGGCGATCGCTAAAACCCTCAAATGTACTCCCAAGCAATTACAAAAACGCTGGACTGAACTGCTAGATACCGCATGGGCTATCCGCAACGGTAATACTGAAGTTCAAGCAGGCTAAATCATCAGATTTCATCAGTTGGTTAGACAAGTTATTACCAAGATTTTCTGCAAAATCCTACTGCATAACTAACATTAAAATTCTTCTCTCTTTAGCTCTTAGTCTTGATTTTGATCACATCATCCTATGATTTATTTAGTACAATTGCACTAAAAATTAACTTGGTAAAATCTCAATTGAAAATTCATATTAAGTAATCGATCATTTGCGACTGGTTCCATGAAATCCTGAAATGAGCATGGTTGATGCAAAATGATGGGTGATAAACATGACTCCGGGTGCAAAAGCGAATCAGTCAGGCAGGATTTTAGAAACTAATGTAGAAGCAATACTAACTGCCTATGAGTACTTTCAAATTGGCACTCATGTCACAAAAGAATATTTACTCAACGCTAGTTTATTAAAAAAACGCTACGCTAAACAGGTTTATATTGGTAACGGAGTATATCAAACATCACTAAAAGTTGATTTTTATGTTGTGGGCTTGCCTCTCAATCCATCAGAATTAATTATTGAGTGTAAATGGCAAGAAAGTGGTGGCTCCGTTGATGAAAAGTTTCCTTATTTAAATTTGAATATTCAACAATATTACCCAGCACCGACAATTGTCGTGATTGGTGGTGAAGGGATGAGAGAAGGGGCGATTCAGTGGTTAAGGCAACAAGTAAATTTTAACCATAATCTCCTAGCAGTACATACACTAGATAGATTTATTGCCTGGGCTAATAAAACTTTTGGCGTTGCATAATACAGAAATGCACGAAGCCATTATCTTGCGCGCCAGAAAAACTTTATTCCCCATTGTTAAAATCTTGTTATCCTCGGTAAACACCCACGCAGAACGCAATCAAAAAAGCGATCGCTATGCTTCAGTATCCCAATCTCGAACAGGCGCTAAAATATCACTTCGGTTACGATAACTTTCGTCCCGGACAACGGCAAATAATTGAAGATGCGCTGCAAAATCGAGATTTAATGGTAGTGATGCCTACGGGTGGAGGAAAGTCTTTGTGCTTTCAGTTACCTGCACTCATGAAGCAGGGTTTGACTGTGGTGGTATCACCGTTGATTGCTTTGATGCAAGACCAAGTGGAAGCACTACGTAATAATAATATCTCTGCCACTTTCCTTAATAGTAGTTTGAATGCGTATCAGGTGCGATCACGTGAGGAAGCCATTCTCAATGGTAAGGTAAGATTACTTTACGTCGCTCCAGAACGTCTCCTCAGTGAAAGATTTCTGCCATTTCTCGATTTAGTCAACGAAAAAGTTGGCATATCTATCTTTGCAATTGATGAAGCCCATTGTGTCTCTGAGTGGGGACACGATTTCCGTCCAGAATATCGCCAATTAAAATCCCTACGCAAGCGTTACCCAAATGTTCCCGTTTTGGCACTTACCGCCACAGCCACAGACCGCGTCCGTTCTGATATCATCCAACAACTGGGATTAAAGCAACCAAGTATTCATCTTGCCAGTTTTAATCGCCAAAATCTTTATTACGAAGTCCGCCCCAAAAGTAAACAAGCTTACGCTGAATTATTAGAATTAATTCGAGATAATGAAGGTTCAGCGATTATTTATTGTTTAACTCGGAAAAAAGTTGAGGAACTAACATTTAAACTGCAAAAAGATAAGATTTCCGCCTTATCTTATCATGCCGGATTACCTGATGATGAGCGTAGCAAAAACCAAACGCGGTTTATTCGGGATGATGTGCGGGTAATGGTAGCCACAATCGCCTTTGGCATGGGTATTAATAAGCCAGATGTGCGCTTAGTGGTACATTTTGATATTCCCCGAAATTTGGAGAGTTACTATCAAGAATCAGGTAGGGCTGGTAGGGATGGAGAACCATCACGCTGCACAATCTTTTTTAGTTTTGGTGATATTAAAACTATTGAATGGAGTATTGAGCAAAAAACAGACCCCCAAGAACAGTTGATTGCTAAACAACAACTGCGACAGATGATAGATTACGCTGAGGGGACAGACTGTCGTCGGACAATTCAACTGGGTTATTTTGGTGAAAGGTTTGCGGGTAATTGTGGTAACTGTGATAATTGCCGTTATCCTAAACCCATGCAAGACTGGACAATTGAGGCGATGAAGTTTCTATCTTGTGTAGCCCGTTGTAAAGAAAGGTTTGGGATGCTACACATAATTGATGTGTTGCGGGGGGCAAAAAAAGACAAAATCATTCAATATGAACACGATAAGCTTTCTACCTATGGGATTGGCAAAGATAGAACAGTGGATGAGTGGCGGACTCTGGGAAGATCACTTTTACATCAAGGTTTATTGGAACAGACTAGCGATGGTTACTCGGTTTTAAAATTAAACGCCCTCAGTTGGGAAGTGATGAAGCGACAACGCCAAGTGTTTCTCTCTGTTCCTGTAGCACAAAAGCTGAGTTTGATACAAGAGACTCCCAAATTTGAAGAAGCAGAAGCATTATTACATAGACTGCGATCGCTGCGTAAACAACTTGCTGATGAACAGTCTGTACCGCCCTACGTCGTCTTCCACGATTCCACATTAAAGTTAATGGTACAGGTGCAACCGCAAAACTTACTGGAATTCTCTAAACTATCTGGCGTTGGAAGTCACAAATTAGCCCAATATGGTGAGAAATTCATCGCCGAAATTCGCGCCTACCGCCAAGAAAAACATCCTCAAGAAAAACCAGTTAATCTTGCACCTACAGCCAGTGTAGTTTCCGATAGCGAAATACAGACCTTACAATTACATCAACAAGGTTTAAGTATTGCCGAAATAGCCCGCAAACGCAAACTCAGTCCAGCAACAATTTCTACTCATTTAGGTAAACTGATTGAGAAAAATCAGCCAGTCGATTTAAACCAACTGGTTCCCTTAGAACATCAACAAAAAATTTGGCAAGTACTAGAAGTGCTTGGTGATATAGCTTTAACACCCATTAAAGAACAGTTAGGTGAAAGCTATTCTTTTGAAGAAATTCGCTTAGTCAGAGAAAAATGGCGGCGACAAAACAGAAAGTAAGATATTCTGCTTTTAAGTTGCACAATCCATCGTGAAGGCTGTTGACAGTTGACTGTTAAATGTCAACAGTTAACAGCCCTTATTGGAAGTTATCCTCTCCCACTACTCCCCATCTTGACTAAGGAGTCACATCTACGTAGCTGGAAATCTTGGGGTGAGAATCTTCTAACTCTATAGGAGATTGTTTGGGTAAATTATTTTGAGGTTTTTTGCTTGCCAAAATTACAGATAAGAGCCTTGGCAGTGCAAGACAGACAATAGCATTTACTAAAGTTAAGAGGATGCCGTCAATCAGACTCATAATATAACTGCCTATTGCAAAGGTTTTTTATTATTCTTTAACTAGTGTGAAACACAATTGAGATGATTGATTAGATACAATAATTGGAATTTCTTCTGAAGTTCATAAGGTTAATGTATATATATTTTTATTAAGCAAATTTTTTCCCCATTTATACCTAAATATCCTCCTTGAGAAGTAGTTGTGATTTTGGTTTTTAATAAGCACTTGAGAAAGATACGTTGTAGGGTGGGCAATGCCCACCGTATCATGGTTGTGGTGGGCATTGCCCACCCTACAAATACTTAGATATTTTCAATAATCAAATCGGATTCCTATAGTCGTGATTTTGGTTTTTAGTAAGCACTTGAGTAGTGAGAAAAATCAGGACTAAAGTACTTACTACGAAATTAGTATTTATGCTTCTGGTGGCAAATCTACACTGTAAACTATGTCTCCTGCTAAGTTACGCAGTGATACAGTCATCACCTTCGACAAAGCATTAATTTTGACTGCGCCAAAGAATTGCAAACCTTCACTGGGAGGGCGATTTGCACTTGTACCGGGAGGAAGGCTTTGAAATACCAATTGAGGCCCAAAGGTATTTTCTAATTGGTTGGGACCGAACGTACCCGCATTGAGAGGCCCGGCGACAAACTCCCAGAAAGGCTTGAAATCTTGAAACTGGGCTTTGTTGGGGTCGTAATAATGGGCGGCTGCATAATGTACATCAGCAGTTAGCCACACAACATTTTTGATATTTCTGTTTTTGATAAATCGGAGTAAGTCTGCCAGTTCTAATTCTCTACCTAATGCAGGGCCGTCTCCGTTAGCCCAAGCCTCAAAATCAGTGCTACCATCTCGAACTATCAGCCCCAAGGGCATATCACTAGCAATAACTTTCCATGTAGATTTTGATGTTAGCAGTTGCCTTTTCAGCCATTGCACTTGTGTAACACCTAACATTTGCGTATCTTTGCTAGCTGTTGGCTGACGGTTGGGAGTGTTGCGACCCCGGTAGGTGCGCTCATCCAGCATGAAAATATCTAGTGCTGGGCCATAATTAAAGGAGCGATAAATCCTGGCTTGGTCTGTGTTATTGGTTGCATACTCGATAGGCATATATTCCAAAAAGGCTTGTCTTCCCCTTTGGGCTAGCAAGTTAACATCCTTGACTGTATAGCGACTATCGTTGAGAATTTCACCAGGATACCAGTTATTTGTAACTTCGTGGTCGTCCCATTGTGCCAACATGGGAACTTCAGCGTTAAAACGCCGCACATTTTCATCTAGTAAGTTGTAGATATAGTTACCACGAAATTCTTTGAGGGTTTCTGCTACTTTAGATTTTTCTTCTGTAGTAATATTGCGCCAGATGTTCCCATTACCCAAGGATACTTGTGATTGAATGGGGCCATCAGCGTAAATATTATCGCCAGAATGAATGAAAAAATCGGGGTTTAATTGGCGCATGGTTTCATAAATTTTCATCCCACCGAAATCGGGATTAATACCCCATCCTTGACCAGCAGTATCGCCACCCCAGACAAATAATATATCTCGTCCGAAGGTAGGGGGTGTGCGGAAAGTTCCACTAACAGGGGCGCTGTAGGTATTTTGATAATCTAAATTCTGGAAAAGCACCCGATAAAAAATTTGTTGATTTGGGGGTAGATTTCTCAGATTAATTCTGGCTGTAAAGTCGCTATTTTCTAAGGCGTTAGGCCCTAAAATACGTTGCACATTACTAAATGTTTCACTAGTGGAATATTCTACGATCATTTTGGCTGGGCGATCGCTCTTACTCCAAATGACCACATTATTATTTGTGATATCACCAGTAGCCACGCCGTAAGGTATGGCAGAGCGCATTGTATCAGAGGTAATAATTCCAGGCGCTTGGGCAAAAACTTGTGATTTTGCTACTAAATTTGTGGTGATAATACCGCCTGCTGTTATGGCTGAACGAAGGAAAAACTGGCGACGATTTAGCTTTAATTGATGATTTGATTCCATAATAATTAATGGCAAGCTGAAGCAAAGGTTTTACAGCATCAGTGTTTACCACAGCTAGTTATGGCTGAAAGTAAAGACAGAGTTATCTCCGGGTTAATATATTTTTCTTGATATTTCTATATCTTAATTAAAGATAATTAGGTGTTATTTTTCACCTTAAATTAAGGTTTACTTAAACTTAGATTTAAAAAATATCTGCATATCCATCAATTAGTCGATTGTTTCTTTGATTCATCGTGAATCATCGCCATTGAACAATATTCAAGAAGGTAATACAGTCTGATTTAGCTGACTAATCAACCTTGGAACCTGCATTACTGACATATATTTATCAGGAGGAAACCAGATATGAAATTATTTCCACATTTAGCCCTTACTGCTGCTAGCCTGACAATAAGTATTGCTACCATAGACACACAAATTGCATCTGCGGCAATTGTTAATTACGCTTTTACCGTAGATAGTCCTACTAATAAAGGTAAGGGATTTTTTAGTTTTGATGACTCAACTTTTAGTAATGACAGTATTCCAGAAGCTCTAGTTAAGTCTCTCTCTTTCCAATTTGATGGTGACTCTACCATTTACACCGAAAAAGATGCGATCGCTTACCCCTTCTTTCCTGTAGTACTCTCAACTACATATTTAACAGGAAAGCCAACTATCGGGTTAAGCTATTCATTTTATGATAAAACTAATCCGGCTGAACCAATAGTTTACGAAATTGTTGATAATAACTTTACAATCCTTTCGGGTACTTCCAGCAATACAGAAATTAGCTTTGGCAGTGTAACTTATTCACAAATACCTGAGCCTGCAACTTTAGGTGGGACTCTGTTGACTTTTGGGCTTGTTTTTTTGGGAAACAAGAAGTCAAAATCCATGAAAAAATCTAACCTTTAATGAATATATATTTGGTAATGGATACTAATCAGTAGTTAATTATTTTTACTATTACCAAATATCATTCTTTTTTTGTGAATAATTCTATTGAAGAAACGTTAACATCAATTTCTACTTTTTTCGGTTCTACATCCAGAGCATTTATGGCGTTTAATTCTCCAGAGCGCCAACTGTCAGCTATATCCTTGATGAAACTAGCTGTAGGAATGGCAATTAATAAACCCAAAACACCACCTAATTTAGCGCCTAGCAGCAAAGAAATAACTACCCAAACAGGATTTAAACCAGTTAAATTACCCAGAATTCTTGGGGCAATAAAATTAGAATTTACTTGGTCAATAGCAACCGCAACACCTAAGACTTCTCCCCCCAACCAAAAGTTTTGTAGCGCCACCAATAGACTAACAATAGAGATACCGATACCTGTACCAAAGGGAAAAAGAGAAAATAAACCAATTGCCAAACCAAAAAGTAAAGCCAAAGGTACTCGCAGGGTTACAAACGCCAATGTAATAGTCAGCCCCAGTATAGCTCCTAAGGTAGCTTGACCAATAAAATAATTGTGAAAATCCTCCCGTAGTATTTGCCGCACCTTAGAACCAATATGGGTAGGAAACCATTGGTAAAGACCATCCCAAAGGCGATCGCCATTTAATACCATGTAGATAGTCAATACTACTGTCAGCAGTACATTAACCACAACACCAATCGTATCAAAGGCAAAACCCAGAATCCTTCCTGTCACAGACTGTAATTGGCTAGATACCCTCTCTAAAATCTGCGTGACTAAACCACTTAAATTTACAGGTAACTGTTGAGTAGCTGCCCATTTTTGGAAAGCGTCAATCTGTTGACCTCCAGAATCAATCCAATAAGGCAGAATATTAACCAGTTCGTTGAGCTGTTCTATGATGAGAGGCACTAAAGTCACACCTAACCCGACTAAAATCACCACAGCCAGCAGTAATACACTGCCAATAGCCAAGTTACGTTTTACCCCCCGTTCTTGGAAAAACTGAATTGGGTAGTTCAAAACAAAAGCCAGCAAGATAGCAGCTGCAACAACATTCACCAAGGGTTGGAAATACTGCACAACTTGAAGCAGTAGCCAACCGTTGAGAATGGCAACAGGAAACGCCAAACCAACGGTTAACCATCTGGGTAATTTATTTACTGACTGCATAAGTGACGACTCCACACGAGGGAACGGGGGACTAGGGAAGCAGGGGAAGCAGAGGAGCAGGGGAGCAAAGAAGAATAATTATGGACTATGGACTGTTGACTAATGACAACTGACAACTGACTAATGACTATTAACTAGATCCTTTTCCATAAACTCTAATAAAATCTGCTGCGGTATTTCTCCTAGCGGTTTCTCTCCACCTGCGTTTGCCGAATAAAATCTACCTTTACGAATATCTTCTGGTGTCAATAAGCCCATATCCCAACCTTCATTTAACACCAGTTGATTAAATTCTAATAATAACGGCGCATGGAAGACATGACGCACTACTGCATCGTCAGCATAACAACCGAATTCCCAAAAAGGTGGGAGAATGTAGCCAATTTCTTCTAATATTTCTCGCTTTACTGCTATATCTGGTGTTTCGCCGGGTTCAACATGACCACCAAACAGCGCCCAGTGAGCAGGGTAGGGAATATTAGGCACATCATCCCGTAACTGCATAAGAAATTTATTATCTTGGTAGAGGATGGCGATCGCTACGTGTATGGGTTGCTTACTCATAAAATTATCGTGGAAGTTTCTGTTACCAGTATTACTCCTCCACCAGATAAAGTTCCCCAAACTCTTCACCAGCTATGGGAATGCTCTCATAACGTACTTTACCCTGAAAAACTACCGATTCTCCGGGTTTGAGATTATTCTGCTTAGTCACCACCCAGATTGTGCCAGTCGAATCATTGATTTGATACACCCGTCGTTGCAATAAAGGAACTTGTTTTTCCACCTTCCCTTGGATGTAAACTTTAGTTTGTTTATCTTGTGTTGGTTTGATATTGCGAATTGGGGTGATATTGCGACCAAAGCTAATGTTACCGTCCTTCCAGTCAGATACATTCACTGAAGTGCAACTAAATACTCCTATTAGCAATAGAAACATCAATCCCAGACTGTGAATTTTTTTCGTTTGCTGCATAAAAGTTATTAATTAGTCATTGGTCATTGGTCAGTTGTCAGTTGTAATTATTTTTCCCCTACACCCCTACACCCCTGAACCCCTAAACCCCTACCTCTTCCCAGCCCCTGAATATGAGAAAATAAACAATATAGTCTAGTGGTAGAAAAGACGCTACGGCATCAGATGGCAACGCCATCCATCATAATTACTGCGGACAACTGAAATTTGCACCAAAGCGCATCTTCTGGGAATTCTCATGGAAACAAAAACTGCCAAAATTCTTGATGGTAAAACTTTAGCTGAGAAAATTCAAAAAGAACTGACTGCCCAAATTATAGAAGTACAGGCCAAAATTGGTCGTCCTCCTGGGTTAGCAGTATTGATGGTTGGTGATAACCCAGCCTCAGCAGCCTATGTACGGAACAAGGAAAAATCCTGTGCCAAAGTGGGTATTGCTTCTTTTGGTAAGCATTTTCCCCAAGAAACTAGCCAAAAAGAGTTAGAGGATGTGATTGCTGCACTTAACCAAGATGAACAGGTAGATGGCATTCTTGTACAACTACCCTTACCTGAGCATCTGGATGCAGTAAAGTTGCTGCATCAAATAGAACCGGATAAAGATGCTGATGGACTCCACCCAGTGAATTTAGGGCGTTTGGTGCGTGGGGAAAAAGGTTTACGCAGTTGCACCCCAGCTGGAGTAATGCGGCTATTGGCAGAATATGAAATTTCTTTGCGAGGAAAGCAAGCTGTGGTGGTGGGACGGAGTATTTTGGTAGGGAAGCCTATGGCTTTGATGCTCCTAGAAGCTGATGCCACCGTGACTATTGCCCACTCGCGATCGCAAGACCTAAAATCCATCACCCAAAATGCTGATATTCTCGTTGCTGCTGCCGGTTTGCCAGGATTAATTACTGCTGACATGGTGAAACCAGGTGCTGTTGTGGTAGATGTGGGGATAAATCGCGTGACTGATGCTAATGGCAAAAGTCGCTTAGTAGGCGATATTAATTTTGCATCAATTGCTGGTGTGGCAGAATATATCACCCCAGTTCCCGGTGGTATTGGCCCTATGACTGTGGCTTTGTTATTACAAAATACAGTCACCAGCTATTTACAAACAGCAAAAGAAAGCGGAGCCTTGGATGTTAAATGAAAAATTACGAATCGTAACATAAATCATCATTTATCATCCATCTTTGATGATTACTGAAGTATGAGTTAATCTTTCAGCTCCAGAGCATCTTAAAATTGTGACGTGTATGACAAACAGCCAAAAGCAAAAAATTTAAGGAAATCTAAGAATGGTAGCAGCTGATAACCTCCAGAAGATGTCAGAGGAAGCCAAATTTAATCTAGTAGCTTATCTTAAAGAGCGGCAAAAACTTTGTGAAGCGGCTTTGGATGAAGCCATACCTGTTATTTATCCAGAAAAAATTTATGAATCGATGCGCTACTCCTTATTAGCTGGAGGTAAGCGCTTGCGTCCGATTCTTTGTCTGGCTACTTCGGAAATGATGGGTGGAACAATCGAAATAGCTATGCCAACAGCTTGCGCTGTGGAAATGATCCACACCATGTCTTTGATTCACGACGACTTGCCAGCAATGGATAACGACGATTACCGTCGCGGTATGCTGACGAATCACAAGGTATATGGTGATGATATTGCGATTTTGGCGGGAGATGGCTTATTAGCCTATGCTTTCGAGTTCGTAGCTATCCGTACTCCTGAAAGCGTGCCTAGAGACCGAGTATTGCAGGTAGTAGCCCGATTGGGACGAGCATTAGGAGCTGCTGGCTTGGTTGGGGGTCAAGTAGTTGACTTAGACTCAGAAGGGAAATCAGATATTTCCTTAGAAACGCTCAATTTTATTCATAATCACAAAACAGCAGCTCTTTTAGAAGCTTGTGTGGTCTGTGGCGGCATTTTAGCTGGGGCATCATCAGAAGATGTACAAAGACTTTCACGGTATTCTCAAAATATTGGGCTAGCATTTCAAATCATCGATGATATTCTTGATATCACTTCTACTCAAGAGCAATTAGGCAAGACTGCGGGTAAAGACCTTTTAGCGAAGAAAGTCACCTATCCTAGCCTATGGGGAATTGAACAATCACGGGTCAAAGCCCAACAGCTAATTGAAGCAGCTTGTGCAGAACTAGAACCATTTGGAGAAGATGCACAGCCTCTGAAAGCGATCGCTCACTTCATCACTAGCCGTAATCACTAATCAAACATCTAGTTGTTGTGTTGGTTCCCAAGTATACGCAGGCGGAAAACAGTAAAAATAATTACCACTGACAACCGACAACTAACAACCGACAACTAACAACCGACAACTACTGCTAATATTGACCAATCAAACCAAAACACCATGCAGGACATAGGCGAAATTTTAGACAACCGGGTGCTGCTGGTTGCTCTGGTAGCTTGTTTTGTCGCTCAAGCTTTAAAGCTATTTGTTGAGCTAATTAAAAACCGTAAATTGAATGTGCGCGTTTTGGTGACCACCGGTGGT contains:
- a CDS encoding PD-(D/E)XK nuclease superfamily protein codes for the protein MTPGAKANQSGRILETNVEAILTAYEYFQIGTHVTKEYLLNASLLKKRYAKQVYIGNGVYQTSLKVDFYVVGLPLNPSELIIECKWQESGGSVDEKFPYLNLNIQQYYPAPTIVVIGGEGMREGAIQWLRQQVNFNHNLLAVHTLDRFIAWANKTFGVA
- the recQ gene encoding DNA helicase RecQ; the encoded protein is MLQYPNLEQALKYHFGYDNFRPGQRQIIEDALQNRDLMVVMPTGGGKSLCFQLPALMKQGLTVVVSPLIALMQDQVEALRNNNISATFLNSSLNAYQVRSREEAILNGKVRLLYVAPERLLSERFLPFLDLVNEKVGISIFAIDEAHCVSEWGHDFRPEYRQLKSLRKRYPNVPVLALTATATDRVRSDIIQQLGLKQPSIHLASFNRQNLYYEVRPKSKQAYAELLELIRDNEGSAIIYCLTRKKVEELTFKLQKDKISALSYHAGLPDDERSKNQTRFIRDDVRVMVATIAFGMGINKPDVRLVVHFDIPRNLESYYQESGRAGRDGEPSRCTIFFSFGDIKTIEWSIEQKTDPQEQLIAKQQLRQMIDYAEGTDCRRTIQLGYFGERFAGNCGNCDNCRYPKPMQDWTIEAMKFLSCVARCKERFGMLHIIDVLRGAKKDKIIQYEHDKLSTYGIGKDRTVDEWRTLGRSLLHQGLLEQTSDGYSVLKLNALSWEVMKRQRQVFLSVPVAQKLSLIQETPKFEEAEALLHRLRSLRKQLADEQSVPPYVVFHDSTLKLMVQVQPQNLLEFSKLSGVGSHKLAQYGEKFIAEIRAYRQEKHPQEKPVNLAPTASVVSDSEIQTLQLHQQGLSIAEIARKRKLSPATISTHLGKLIEKNQPVDLNQLVPLEHQQKIWQVLEVLGDIALTPIKEQLGESYSFEEIRLVREKWRRQNRK
- a CDS encoding alkaline phosphatase D family protein — encoded protein: MESNHQLKLNRRQFFLRSAITAGGIITTNLVAKSQVFAQAPGIITSDTMRSAIPYGVATGDITNNNVVIWSKSDRPAKMIVEYSTSETFSNVQRILGPNALENSDFTARINLRNLPPNQQIFYRVLFQNLDYQNTYSAPVSGTFRTPPTFGRDILFVWGGDTAGQGWGINPDFGGMKIYETMRQLNPDFFIHSGDNIYADGPIQSQVSLGNGNIWRNITTEEKSKVAETLKEFRGNYIYNLLDENVRRFNAEVPMLAQWDDHEVTNNWYPGEILNDSRYTVKDVNLLAQRGRQAFLEYMPIEYATNNTDQARIYRSFNYGPALDIFMLDERTYRGRNTPNRQPTASKDTQMLGVTQVQWLKRQLLTSKSTWKVIASDMPLGLIVRDGSTDFEAWANGDGPALGRELELADLLRFIKNRNIKNVVWLTADVHYAAAHYYDPNKAQFQDFKPFWEFVAGPLNAGTFGPNQLENTFGPQLVFQSLPPGTSANRPPSEGLQFFGAVKINALSKVMTVSLRNLAGDIVYSVDLPPEA
- a CDS encoding PEP-CTERM sorting domain-containing protein (PEP-CTERM proteins occur, often in large numbers, in the proteomes of bacteria that also encode an exosortase, a predicted intramembrane cysteine proteinase. The presence of a PEP-CTERM domain at a protein's C-terminus predicts cleavage within the sorting domain, followed by covalent anchoring to some some component of the (usually Gram-negative) cell surface. Many PEP-CTERM proteins exhibit an unusual sequence composition that includes large numbers of potential glycosylation sites. Expression of one such protein has been shown restore the ability of a bacterium to form floc, a type of biofilm.); this encodes MKLFPHLALTAASLTISIATIDTQIASAAIVNYAFTVDSPTNKGKGFFSFDDSTFSNDSIPEALVKSLSFQFDGDSTIYTEKDAIAYPFFPVVLSTTYLTGKPTIGLSYSFYDKTNPAEPIVYEIVDNNFTILSGTSSNTEISFGSVTYSQIPEPATLGGTLLTFGLVFLGNKKSKSMKKSNL
- a CDS encoding AI-2E family transporter: MQSVNKLPRWLTVGLAFPVAILNGWLLLQVVQYFQPLVNVVAAAILLAFVLNYPIQFFQERGVKRNLAIGSVLLLAVVILVGLGVTLVPLIIEQLNELVNILPYWIDSGGQQIDAFQKWAATQQLPVNLSGLVTQILERVSSQLQSVTGRILGFAFDTIGVVVNVLLTVVLTIYMVLNGDRLWDGLYQWFPTHIGSKVRQILREDFHNYFIGQATLGAILGLTITLAFVTLRVPLALLFGLAIGLFSLFPFGTGIGISIVSLLVALQNFWLGGEVLGVAVAIDQVNSNFIAPRILGNLTGLNPVWVVISLLLGAKLGGVLGLLIAIPTASFIKDIADSWRSGELNAINALDVEPKKVEIDVNVSSIELFTKKE
- a CDS encoding NUDIX hydrolase, encoding MSKQPIHVAIAILYQDNKFLMQLRDDVPNIPYPAHWALFGGHVEPGETPDIAVKREILEEIGYILPPFWEFGCYADDAVVRHVFHAPLLLEFNQLVLNEGWDMGLLTPEDIRKGRFYSANAGGEKPLGEIPQQILLEFMEKDLVNSH
- the folD gene encoding bifunctional methylenetetrahydrofolate dehydrogenase/methenyltetrahydrofolate cyclohydrolase FolD; the protein is METKTAKILDGKTLAEKIQKELTAQIIEVQAKIGRPPGLAVLMVGDNPASAAYVRNKEKSCAKVGIASFGKHFPQETSQKELEDVIAALNQDEQVDGILVQLPLPEHLDAVKLLHQIEPDKDADGLHPVNLGRLVRGEKGLRSCTPAGVMRLLAEYEISLRGKQAVVVGRSILVGKPMALMLLEADATVTIAHSRSQDLKSITQNADILVAAAGLPGLITADMVKPGAVVVDVGINRVTDANGKSRLVGDINFASIAGVAEYITPVPGGIGPMTVALLLQNTVTSYLQTAKESGALDVK
- the crtE gene encoding geranylgeranyl diphosphate synthase CrtE, which codes for MVAADNLQKMSEEAKFNLVAYLKERQKLCEAALDEAIPVIYPEKIYESMRYSLLAGGKRLRPILCLATSEMMGGTIEIAMPTACAVEMIHTMSLIHDDLPAMDNDDYRRGMLTNHKVYGDDIAILAGDGLLAYAFEFVAIRTPESVPRDRVLQVVARLGRALGAAGLVGGQVVDLDSEGKSDISLETLNFIHNHKTAALLEACVVCGGILAGASSEDVQRLSRYSQNIGLAFQIIDDILDITSTQEQLGKTAGKDLLAKKVTYPSLWGIEQSRVKAQQLIEAACAELEPFGEDAQPLKAIAHFITSRNH